One Nicotiana sylvestris chromosome 12, ASM39365v2, whole genome shotgun sequence genomic window carries:
- the LOC104226753 gene encoding mitochondrial import inner membrane translocase subunit TIM14-1-like, producing the protein MTTPLIVGLSVAAAAYAGRYGIQAWQAFKARPPTARMRKFYEGGFQPKMTRREAALILGVRESTPPEKVREAHRKVMVANHPDAGGSHYLASKINEAKDILTGKTKNSGSAF; encoded by the exons ACCACACCATTGATAGTGGGACTGtctgttgctgctgctgcatATGCTGGAAGGTATGGCATCCAAGCTTGGCAAGCATTCAAGGCCAGACCACCCACTGCAAGAATGCGTAAATTTTATGAAGGAGGTTTTCAGCCTAAAATGACAAGGAGGGAAGCAGCTCTTATTCTCGGAGTAAG GGAAAGCACGCCACCAGAGAAAGTGAGGGAGGCACATAGGAAAGTGATGGTAGCCAACCATCCAGATGCAGGGGGCAGTCACTACCTTGCTTCAAAAATTAATGAAGCAAAAGACATATTGACTGGAAAGACTAAGAACAGCGGATCTGCATTTTAA